In Actinoplanes derwentensis, the following proteins share a genomic window:
- a CDS encoding leucyl aminopeptidase: MTQPTLSLVDTDPAESAVDAIVIGLHSQPDEDGTLLPAAGAESIAAAFDGKLTATLALLGATGAAGEVTKLATLGTISAPLLVAVGLGTEPTGPAPELETLRRGAGAAVRALAGSATVVLALPVPDDTDAAPVLRATLEGALLGGYRFAGYKSKPPKGRREPVAELRLHVPDAADETATAELRRAEIVARAVRLSRDWVNTPPNVLQPADLADQVATAATEAGLGVEVLDFEQLKAGGYGGIVAVGQGSEAPPRLVKLTYTPAGVDSPKRVALVGKGITFDTGGVSIKPSAGMWEMKSDMAGAAAVAATMLAIAALKPGVAVSGYLAIAENMPSGSAYRPGDVITMFNGKRVEVFNTDAEGRMVLGDAMARACADGTDYLFETSTLTGGQVISLGKRIAGLMGSDEATALVEKAGTAVGEPAWRMPLPDDVRKGMESDIADICQTNANLDRAGHMLQGGVFLREFVTEGVEWAHIDIAGPAYHTGEATGYWTKGGTGVPVRTFLKLIDDLA, translated from the coding sequence GTGACCCAGCCCACCCTCAGCCTGGTCGACACCGACCCGGCCGAATCCGCGGTCGATGCCATCGTCATCGGCTTGCACAGCCAGCCCGACGAGGACGGCACGCTGCTGCCCGCCGCCGGCGCCGAGAGCATCGCCGCGGCCTTCGACGGCAAGCTGACCGCGACGCTGGCTCTGCTCGGCGCGACCGGAGCGGCCGGCGAGGTGACCAAACTGGCCACCCTCGGCACGATCTCCGCGCCGCTGCTGGTGGCGGTGGGCCTGGGCACCGAGCCGACCGGCCCGGCGCCCGAGCTGGAGACGCTGCGCCGGGGTGCCGGTGCCGCGGTCCGGGCCCTGGCCGGCAGTGCGACGGTGGTGCTGGCGCTGCCGGTGCCGGACGACACCGACGCCGCGCCGGTGCTGCGCGCCACCCTGGAGGGCGCCCTGCTCGGCGGGTACCGGTTCGCCGGTTACAAGTCGAAACCGCCGAAGGGCCGCCGGGAGCCGGTCGCCGAGCTGCGCCTGCACGTGCCGGACGCCGCCGACGAGACGGCCACGGCCGAGCTGCGGCGCGCCGAGATCGTGGCCCGCGCGGTCCGGCTGAGCCGGGACTGGGTCAACACCCCGCCGAACGTGCTGCAGCCGGCGGACCTCGCCGACCAGGTGGCGACGGCCGCGACCGAGGCCGGGCTGGGGGTCGAGGTGCTCGACTTCGAGCAGCTCAAGGCCGGCGGGTACGGCGGTATCGTGGCGGTCGGGCAGGGTTCCGAGGCGCCGCCGCGGCTGGTGAAACTGACCTACACGCCGGCCGGGGTGGACAGCCCGAAGCGGGTGGCGCTGGTCGGCAAGGGCATCACCTTCGACACCGGTGGCGTGAGCATCAAGCCGTCCGCGGGCATGTGGGAGATGAAGTCCGACATGGCCGGGGCGGCGGCGGTGGCGGCCACCATGCTGGCGATCGCGGCGCTGAAGCCGGGTGTGGCGGTCTCCGGCTACCTGGCGATCGCGGAGAACATGCCGTCCGGGTCGGCGTACCGGCCGGGCGACGTGATCACCATGTTCAACGGCAAGCGGGTCGAGGTGTTCAACACCGACGCCGAGGGCCGGATGGTGCTCGGTGACGCGATGGCGCGGGCCTGCGCGGACGGCACCGACTACCTGTTCGAGACCTCGACGCTGACCGGCGGGCAGGTGATCTCGCTGGGCAAGCGGATCGCCGGTCTGATGGGTTCGGACGAGGCGACCGCGCTGGTGGAGAAGGCCGGCACCGCAGTCGGCGAGCCGGCCTGGCGGATGCCGCTGCCGGACGACGTGCGCAAGGGCATGGAGTCGGACATCGCCGACATCTGCCAGACGAACGCGAACCTGGACCGGGCCGGGCACATGCTGCAGGGCGGGGTCTTCCTGCGGGAGTTCGTGACCGAGGGTGTCGAGTGGGCGCACATCGACATCGCGGGTCCCGCCTACCACACCGGTGAGGCGACCGGTTACTGGACGAAGGGCGGCACCGGCGTGCCGGTCCGCACCTTCCTCAAGCTGATCGACGACCTGGCCTGA
- a CDS encoding adenosylcobinamide-GDP ribazoletransferase, translated as MLDGIRLAVTTLTVLPLRTGRVDRSAAAVAMAVAPAVGALLGLVLAGLHEGLRALGSPALVAAGVTVAAGALLTRGLHLDGLADTVDALGSYRSGPAALEIMKKPDIGPFGVVALAATVLIQTAAVSSAGPWAIVTAWAAGRLAITVACRRGVPAARPGGMGALVASTVPGWALTVAATLTVALGAAAVPGRPWQGPVAVALSGLAVVLLLRHVVRRFGGVTGDVLGASVELAVTLTLVALTTVPS; from the coding sequence GTGCTTGACGGGATCCGGCTGGCGGTCACCACGCTGACCGTGCTGCCGCTGCGGACGGGCCGGGTCGACCGGTCCGCCGCGGCGGTGGCGATGGCGGTGGCCCCGGCCGTCGGGGCGCTGCTCGGGCTGGTGCTGGCCGGGCTGCACGAGGGGCTGCGGGCGCTGGGTTCACCGGCGCTGGTGGCGGCCGGGGTGACGGTCGCGGCGGGGGCGCTGCTGACCCGGGGGCTGCATCTGGACGGGCTGGCCGACACGGTCGACGCGCTCGGGTCGTACCGCTCCGGTCCGGCCGCCCTGGAGATCATGAAAAAGCCGGACATCGGACCGTTCGGAGTGGTGGCCCTGGCCGCCACCGTCCTGATCCAGACCGCCGCGGTCTCCTCCGCCGGGCCGTGGGCGATCGTGACCGCCTGGGCCGCCGGCCGGCTGGCGATCACCGTCGCCTGCCGCCGGGGAGTGCCCGCCGCCCGTCCCGGCGGCATGGGCGCGCTGGTGGCCTCCACGGTGCCCGGGTGGGCACTCACGGTCGCCGCGACGCTGACGGTGGCTCTGGGGGCCGCCGCGGTGCCGGGCCGTCCGTGGCAGGGGCCGGTGGCCGTCGCTCTCTCCGGGTTGGCGGTGGTCCTTCTCCTGCGTCATGTCGTACGCCGTTTCGGAGGCGTCACCGGAGACGTCCTCGGCGCGTCAGTCGAGTTGGCCGTGACGCTGACGCTGGTGGCCCTGACCACCGTGCCGAGTTAG
- a CDS encoding bifunctional adenosylcobinamide kinase/adenosylcobinamide-phosphate guanylyltransferase translates to MSEDRWNTVLVLGGIRSGKSGFAESLVAGAPSVRYVATAAGGEDDPEWQDRIEAHQRRRPQSWTTEEVSREPALLTELLLSASAGETLLVDDLGGWVAAVLDPSRQPNDDEADVAALAAAVRDTAARVVLVSPEVGLSLVPLNPVGRAFTDALGTTNQALAAVCDGVALVVAGQPSWLKGSAAPVDAAAPIEAAPPVVASRPIAMATPSTPAPPPPPAQPPAEPPAEPATVVVPLTTPEPQPSAALSESTMMLPLVASGLTEIKPGMDLPLPNSDAGPDARERLTDLDLPGAGLGALAEAVEFAAATQNTTTPRAWSGVRVVVVTGSRAGGAAAGSDEADVERRIAETERGEGLLGRLAAQAGADISVLRTAPVGAMEDGPVTVEDAVETALRDGWKLADAAVDAGRDVILLAAIGTGAEAAATAVLAATTGAEPVATLPRVLVPGGRFDDAAWMVRCAAIRDALHRIRQEPRGATDILRQIGGLDVAVATGLLLGAAARRVPVLVDGPLGIAAGLVARDLASQTRHWCLLPESGTLALVKQGADVLGLTPVLQTGLDLGEGANALSVLPLLRTAISLAASSPVHPALLSEVGDDGLDEDTDDEIDDEDTDVDEDGPDLSFNTAAFNTVNFREPGA, encoded by the coding sequence ATGTCCGAAGATCGGTGGAACACGGTTCTGGTGCTCGGTGGTATCCGCTCCGGCAAATCCGGGTTCGCCGAGTCCCTGGTGGCCGGCGCTCCGTCGGTGCGATACGTGGCTACCGCGGCCGGCGGCGAGGACGACCCCGAGTGGCAGGACCGGATCGAAGCCCATCAGCGGCGACGGCCCCAGTCCTGGACGACCGAGGAGGTCAGCCGCGAACCCGCGCTCCTGACCGAGCTGCTGCTGTCCGCGAGTGCCGGCGAGACCCTGCTCGTCGACGACCTCGGTGGCTGGGTCGCCGCCGTCCTCGACCCGTCCCGGCAGCCCAACGACGACGAGGCCGACGTGGCGGCGCTGGCCGCGGCGGTCCGGGACACCGCCGCCCGGGTCGTCCTGGTCAGCCCGGAGGTCGGGCTGTCGCTGGTGCCGCTCAACCCGGTCGGGCGGGCGTTCACCGACGCGCTGGGCACCACCAACCAGGCGCTGGCCGCGGTCTGCGACGGGGTGGCCCTGGTGGTCGCCGGTCAGCCGAGCTGGTTGAAGGGCTCGGCGGCACCTGTCGACGCGGCGGCACCGATCGAAGCGGCGCCGCCCGTCGTCGCGTCCCGGCCGATCGCGATGGCGACGCCGAGCACTCCCGCGCCCCCGCCGCCGCCGGCACAGCCGCCGGCGGAGCCGCCGGCGGAGCCGGCCACTGTGGTCGTCCCCCTCACTACGCCGGAGCCGCAGCCGAGCGCCGCCCTGAGCGAGTCCACGATGATGCTGCCACTGGTGGCGTCCGGGCTCACCGAGATCAAACCGGGCATGGACCTGCCGCTGCCGAACAGTGACGCCGGACCGGACGCCCGCGAGCGCCTGACCGACCTGGACCTGCCGGGTGCGGGGCTGGGCGCGCTGGCCGAGGCGGTCGAGTTCGCCGCCGCGACCCAGAACACGACCACCCCCAGGGCCTGGAGCGGGGTACGGGTGGTGGTGGTCACCGGCAGCCGGGCCGGTGGAGCGGCCGCCGGAAGCGACGAGGCCGATGTGGAACGGCGCATCGCCGAGACCGAACGCGGCGAGGGCCTGCTGGGACGGCTCGCCGCCCAGGCCGGCGCCGACATCTCGGTGCTGCGGACCGCTCCGGTCGGCGCCATGGAGGACGGTCCGGTCACCGTCGAGGACGCTGTGGAGACGGCGCTGCGGGACGGCTGGAAACTCGCCGACGCCGCCGTCGACGCGGGCCGGGATGTGATCCTGCTCGCCGCGATCGGTACCGGGGCCGAGGCCGCCGCGACGGCGGTGCTGGCCGCCACCACCGGGGCCGAGCCGGTCGCGACGCTGCCGCGGGTGCTCGTTCCCGGCGGCCGGTTCGACGACGCGGCCTGGATGGTGCGCTGCGCCGCGATCCGGGACGCCCTGCACCGGATCCGGCAGGAGCCGCGTGGTGCCACCGACATCCTGCGCCAGATCGGCGGCCTGGACGTGGCGGTCGCCACCGGCCTGCTGCTTGGTGCGGCCGCCCGGCGGGTTCCGGTGCTGGTGGACGGCCCGCTCGGGATCGCCGCCGGACTGGTCGCGCGGGACCTGGCCAGCCAGACCCGGCACTGGTGCCTGCTGCCGGAGAGCGGCACGCTCGCGCTGGTCAAGCAGGGTGCGGATGTGCTCGGGCTGACTCCGGTGCTGCAGACCGGCCTCGACCTGGGCGAGGGGGCGAACGCGCTGTCGGTGCTGCCGCTGCTGCGTACCGCGATCAGTCTGGCCGCGTCGTCACCGGTGCATCCGGCGCTGCTGTCCGAGGTGGGCGACGACGGTCTCGACGAGGACACCGACGACGAGATCGACGACGAGGACACCGATGTCGACGAGGACGGGCCGGACCTCTCCTTCAACACCGCGGCCTTCAACACGGTGAACTTCCGCGAGCCGGGTGCTTGA
- a CDS encoding aldo/keto reductase family protein, with amino-acid sequence MEFRHLGRSGLLVSEIAYGNWITHGSQVAEEAAVACVQAALECGITTFDTADVYAGTRAEEVLGRALKSERRSGLEIFTKVFWRTGPGANESGLSRKHILESIDGSLRRLGTDYVDLYQAHRFDHHTPLEETMEAFADVVHRGKAHYIGVSEWTAAEIRAAKPLADDLRIRLVSNQPQYSMLWRVIEAEVVPASLELGLGQIVWSPLAQGVLTGKYKAGEQPPAGSRATDDKSGAGFIARWMSDDVLGTVARLEPLAAEAGLTMAQLALAWVLQNPNVSAAIIGASRPEQVRDNVTAAGVKLDDGLLKAIDEIVDPVVTRDPSLTSSPAKRP; translated from the coding sequence ATGGAGTTTCGTCATCTCGGCCGTTCCGGCCTACTGGTCAGTGAGATCGCCTACGGCAACTGGATCACCCACGGTTCACAGGTGGCGGAGGAGGCCGCCGTCGCCTGCGTGCAGGCGGCCCTGGAATGTGGCATAACCACGTTCGACACCGCCGACGTCTACGCCGGCACCCGGGCGGAGGAGGTGCTGGGCCGGGCCTTGAAGAGTGAGCGCCGGTCCGGTCTGGAGATCTTCACCAAGGTCTTCTGGCGTACGGGGCCGGGCGCCAACGAGAGCGGGCTGTCCCGCAAGCACATCCTGGAGTCGATCGACGGTTCGCTGCGGCGGCTCGGCACCGATTACGTGGATCTCTATCAGGCGCACCGGTTCGACCATCACACGCCGCTCGAGGAGACCATGGAGGCGTTCGCCGACGTGGTGCACCGGGGCAAGGCCCATTACATCGGGGTGTCGGAGTGGACGGCCGCGGAGATCCGGGCCGCCAAGCCGCTCGCCGACGACCTGCGGATCCGGCTGGTGTCGAACCAGCCGCAGTATTCGATGCTGTGGCGGGTGATCGAGGCCGAGGTGGTGCCGGCGTCACTGGAGCTCGGTCTCGGTCAGATCGTCTGGTCGCCGCTGGCGCAGGGGGTGCTGACCGGCAAGTACAAGGCCGGGGAGCAGCCGCCGGCCGGGTCGCGGGCCACCGACGACAAGTCGGGTGCCGGGTTCATCGCCCGCTGGATGAGCGACGACGTGCTGGGCACGGTCGCCCGACTGGAGCCGCTGGCCGCGGAGGCCGGGCTGACGATGGCGCAGCTGGCGCTGGCGTGGGTGCTGCAGAACCCGAACGTCTCGGCGGCGATCATCGGCGCGTCCCGCCCGGAGCAGGTGCGGGACAACGTGACGGCGGCCGGGGTGAAATTGGACGACGGCCTGCTGAAGGCGATCGACGAGATCGTGGATCCGGTGGTGACCCGCGATCCGTCGCTCACCTCCAGCCCGGCCAAACGTCCTTAG
- the gcvT gene encoding glycine cleavage system aminomethyltransferase GcvT encodes MSAELLQSPLHDRHVALGAKFASFGGWDMPLEYAGGGVLKEHAAVRESAGVFDVSHLGKARVRGTGAAAFVNSCLTNDLGRIEPGKAQYTLCCDESGGVVDDLIAYLYADDHVFLIPNAANTTEVVRRLVEAAPSSLEITDEHRSHAVLAVQGPQSAEILGKLGLPVSHGYMSFETGTLGGTELIVCRTGYTGEHGYELVVPWDAAPAVWDAIIEAGVRPCGLGARDTLRTEMGYPLHGQELSLDISPVQARSGWAVGWDKPAFWGKTALQAEKTAGPRRSLRGLELTGRGIPRGHMSVYVGERLVGETTSGTFSPTKKSGIALALIDTAAGLTDGTLVEIDIRGRRIEARLVKPPFVTPSVR; translated from the coding sequence ATGTCTGCCGAGCTTCTTCAGTCCCCCCTGCACGACCGTCACGTCGCCCTCGGCGCCAAGTTCGCCTCCTTCGGCGGCTGGGACATGCCCCTGGAGTACGCCGGCGGCGGAGTCCTGAAGGAGCACGCGGCGGTCCGTGAGTCGGCCGGCGTGTTCGACGTGTCACACCTCGGCAAGGCCCGGGTCCGCGGGACCGGCGCGGCCGCCTTCGTGAACTCCTGCCTCACCAACGACCTGGGCCGCATCGAACCCGGCAAGGCGCAGTACACCCTCTGCTGCGACGAGTCCGGCGGTGTCGTCGACGACCTGATCGCCTACCTGTACGCCGACGACCACGTCTTCCTGATCCCGAACGCCGCCAACACCACCGAGGTGGTCCGCCGTCTCGTCGAGGCCGCGCCCTCTTCGTTGGAAATCACCGATGAGCACCGCTCGCACGCCGTGCTGGCCGTCCAGGGCCCGCAGTCCGCGGAGATCCTCGGCAAACTCGGCCTGCCGGTGTCACACGGCTACATGTCGTTCGAGACCGGGACCCTCGGCGGCACCGAGCTGATCGTCTGCCGGACCGGGTACACCGGCGAACACGGCTACGAACTGGTCGTCCCGTGGGACGCCGCGCCCGCGGTGTGGGACGCGATCATCGAGGCCGGGGTCCGCCCGTGCGGCCTCGGCGCCCGGGACACGCTGCGCACCGAGATGGGCTACCCGCTGCACGGTCAGGAGCTCAGCCTCGACATCAGCCCCGTGCAGGCCCGGTCCGGCTGGGCGGTGGGCTGGGACAAGCCGGCCTTCTGGGGCAAGACGGCCCTGCAGGCCGAGAAGACCGCCGGTCCGCGCCGGTCACTGCGGGGCCTGGAACTGACGGGCCGCGGCATCCCCCGGGGACACATGAGTGTGTACGTGGGGGAGCGGCTCGTCGGAGAGACCACCAGCGGCACCTTCTCGCCGACGAAGAAGTCCGGGATCGCCCTCGCCCTCATCGACACCGCCGCCGGCCTGACCGACGGCACCCTCGTCGAGATCGACATCCGGGGCCGCCGCATCGAGGCCCGCCTGGTCAAGCCCCCGTTCGTCACCCCGTCGGTCCGCTGA
- a CDS encoding site-2 protease family protein codes for MTYEPVYTRTPRNAFVPSPVFIGIVAVFVVSGVLTWNEFGNVGFDVFLFVITGWLISLCLHEYAHAVLGYFSGDLTVADRGYLRLNPLKYTHPLLSIVLPVIVVILGGIGLPGGAVWVDHRYIQSKAKESLISAAGPLTNVVLAIIVAIPFLFGLAPEISQDATGRFVAEGDHIAFWAALGLLVFLQISASLLNFLPIPGLDGGGIIHPWMSPAYQRAWNLVAPWSFLVLFLLLWQTEVGSYFFTAVDFLAGILGVDWQFYSTGFSLMRFWES; via the coding sequence GTGACCTACGAACCGGTCTATACCCGTACGCCGCGCAACGCCTTCGTGCCGAGCCCGGTCTTCATCGGCATCGTCGCCGTCTTCGTGGTCAGCGGTGTCCTGACGTGGAACGAGTTCGGCAACGTCGGGTTCGACGTCTTCCTGTTCGTCATCACCGGCTGGCTGATCTCCCTCTGCCTGCACGAGTACGCACACGCCGTCCTCGGCTACTTCTCCGGTGACCTGACCGTCGCCGACCGGGGTTACCTGCGGCTCAACCCGTTGAAGTACACCCACCCGCTGCTGTCGATCGTGCTGCCGGTGATCGTGGTGATCCTCGGCGGCATCGGCCTGCCCGGTGGCGCGGTCTGGGTCGACCACCGCTACATCCAGAGCAAGGCCAAGGAGTCGTTGATCAGCGCGGCCGGCCCGCTGACCAACGTGGTGCTGGCGATCATCGTGGCGATCCCGTTCCTGTTCGGCCTGGCCCCGGAGATCAGCCAGGACGCGACCGGGCGTTTCGTGGCCGAAGGTGACCACATCGCGTTCTGGGCGGCCCTCGGCCTGCTCGTCTTCCTGCAGATCAGCGCGAGCCTGCTGAACTTCCTGCCGATCCCCGGCCTGGACGGCGGCGGCATCATCCACCCGTGGATGAGCCCGGCCTACCAGCGCGCGTGGAACCTGGTCGCCCCGTGGAGCTTCCTGGTGCTGTTCCTGCTGCTCTGGCAGACCGAGGTCGGCTCCTACTTCTTCACCGCGGTGGACTTCCTGGCCGGGATCCTCGGCGTCGACTGGCAGTTCTACTCCACCGGCTTCTCCCTGATGCGTTTCTGGGAGAGCTAG
- a CDS encoding WG repeat-containing protein — protein MGEAPAEVEAEPVSFEPIAVVRTLADPDDAGFETGYSHAGTSPSAVASGSAENGLATAASGRFETESGRAAEATHEGEDVSEQLAAELREPGIEVGQPAPADDSSLDAESHGAGNSEQSAANRPSGGINSLAAMKNIVAAGSIGVTKSLTDEEALDRRGYPDTAGNADVTGDSGPALASDLAGTRDTTGVSDLADTSDEGEEPGVPEVGGVGSAAVGADAVLVDSGGFALVDDTEAGSGESFTGGLSEAVWSAAWADWQSFGGHGDLGGLSEADWGKAWSDWQNFGGHGDLGGLSKDDWGNAWTGWQSFGGNGQTETPGPAVTGDTPDSPVADGDTPDSAIVDGEVAGHPVVEGQDTDSQDAEGQSAEGQVDSSRAASMEASRPVEGDQAESDQAGNDDAENDAAGDDAVSVGSAETAGVDVAVVEAGTEEGGAPVVPAQGVTVGEGSAGSAAEAGVAAASREILPEAKAGGQDAEQTGEQASDKISEQAGEQGGENTGKQAEEQGRDRAGSVSSERLEPVRQRRGEQAPADRRRAEPERILASYPWVFDPRTLRETVGEPERLGDLADRLSDRLEFAERDNVRAGLLSLRAAVSRVLGELDDALADGREGLRHAEASGEFRTVAIAQARLAHVLHWRGEFDEADRLYARAESVELPSAVRAEISELAGRSVFDQGRLLEAVNHFERALDVRQGEDPELVERIELALDEITRRSADGWGPYPRTRDEVLEVPKAPMRLLDDGAGLWGYAAAVEPQFAEAQPFAEGVAWVRRPGAPAWELIDTRGELVIPAAHDYRAVGPFAEGLAWVRRDDSGWFAIDLQNRLIVTPAGFEDARPFRSGLAVVRQGGAWGAVDRNGRIAVRPAFHGFLTVLHVGGSVDGFTDEGLAVVDAGDRFGVVDRAGQLVVPPVHAAVVIHPSAFLVRDPAGSWGALNRRGEPLVDVVHKDRDSAVEQLPGEARPVL, from the coding sequence GTGGGCGAGGCGCCGGCCGAAGTTGAGGCCGAGCCGGTTTCGTTCGAGCCGATCGCCGTTGTTCGGACATTGGCTGACCCGGACGATGCCGGGTTCGAGACCGGGTACTCCCACGCTGGGACCAGCCCGTCCGCGGTGGCGAGCGGCAGCGCTGAGAACGGCCTGGCCACGGCGGCGAGCGGTCGTTTCGAGACGGAGAGCGGCCGGGCGGCGGAGGCTACCCACGAGGGCGAGGACGTCTCCGAGCAGCTTGCCGCTGAATTGCGTGAACCGGGCATTGAGGTGGGGCAGCCTGCTCCCGCGGATGACAGTTCACTGGATGCCGAGAGTCACGGGGCCGGGAACAGCGAGCAGAGTGCGGCGAACCGTCCGTCCGGCGGGATCAACTCCCTCGCCGCGATGAAGAACATCGTTGCGGCCGGGAGTATCGGCGTCACGAAGTCCCTCACCGACGAGGAAGCCCTCGACCGGCGGGGATATCCCGACACTGCAGGAAACGCCGACGTGACGGGAGACTCCGGCCCGGCGCTGGCGTCCGACCTGGCGGGAACGCGCGATACGACAGGCGTGTCCGACCTGGCGGATACCTCCGATGAGGGTGAAGAGCCTGGGGTGCCGGAGGTCGGCGGTGTCGGGTCGGCTGCGGTGGGTGCTGATGCGGTGCTTGTGGATTCGGGTGGGTTCGCCCTGGTCGATGACACCGAGGCCGGAAGCGGCGAGTCCTTCACCGGTGGGCTTTCGGAGGCTGTCTGGTCTGCGGCCTGGGCTGATTGGCAGAGCTTCGGTGGGCACGGGGACCTGGGCGGTCTGTCCGAGGCTGACTGGGGCAAGGCCTGGAGTGACTGGCAGAACTTCGGTGGGCACGGGGACCTGGGCGGCCTGTCCAAAGATGACTGGGGCAACGCCTGGACCGGTTGGCAGAGCTTCGGCGGGAACGGGCAGACGGAGACGCCCGGCCCGGCGGTAACCGGCGACACCCCGGACAGCCCGGTTGCGGACGGCGACACCCCGGACAGCGCAATCGTCGACGGAGAGGTTGCCGGACACCCGGTTGTCGAGGGCCAGGACACCGATAGCCAGGACGCTGAGGGCCAAAGCGCCGAGGGCCAGGTCGACAGCAGCAGGGCCGCGTCGATGGAGGCGTCCCGCCCGGTCGAGGGCGATCAGGCCGAAAGCGATCAGGCCGGGAACGACGACGCTGAAAACGACGCGGCCGGGGACGATGCGGTCTCGGTGGGCTCTGCGGAAACGGCCGGTGTGGATGTCGCGGTCGTCGAGGCGGGGACCGAGGAGGGCGGGGCTCCGGTCGTACCAGCGCAAGGGGTGACGGTTGGGGAAGGATCCGCCGGAAGCGCCGCAGAAGCCGGTGTGGCGGCGGCCTCGCGGGAGATCCTGCCGGAGGCGAAAGCCGGAGGGCAGGACGCAGAACAGACCGGCGAGCAAGCCAGCGACAAGATCAGCGAGCAAGCCGGGGAGCAGGGCGGCGAGAACACCGGCAAACAGGCCGAGGAGCAGGGCCGGGATCGGGCCGGGAGTGTGAGTTCGGAGCGGCTGGAGCCGGTTCGGCAGCGGCGGGGGGAGCAGGCTCCGGCGGATCGGCGGCGGGCTGAGCCGGAGCGGATTCTGGCGTCGTATCCGTGGGTGTTCGATCCGCGGACGCTGCGGGAGACCGTTGGCGAGCCGGAACGGCTGGGGGATCTGGCGGATCGGCTCAGTGACCGGCTGGAGTTCGCGGAGCGGGACAACGTGCGGGCCGGGCTGCTGAGTCTGCGGGCCGCGGTCTCGCGGGTGCTCGGTGAGCTGGATGACGCGCTCGCCGACGGGCGGGAAGGGCTGCGGCACGCGGAGGCCAGCGGGGAGTTCCGGACCGTGGCGATCGCTCAGGCGCGGCTGGCGCATGTGCTGCACTGGCGGGGAGAGTTCGACGAGGCGGACCGGTTGTATGCGCGGGCCGAATCGGTGGAACTGCCGTCGGCGGTCCGGGCGGAGATCTCCGAGTTGGCCGGGCGGTCCGTTTTCGATCAGGGTCGCCTGTTGGAGGCGGTGAACCACTTCGAGCGAGCCCTGGACGTACGTCAGGGTGAGGATCCGGAGTTGGTGGAGCGGATCGAACTGGCGCTCGACGAGATCACCCGGCGCAGTGCCGACGGCTGGGGGCCCTATCCCCGTACCCGCGACGAGGTTCTGGAGGTGCCGAAGGCGCCGATGCGGCTGCTCGACGACGGGGCGGGCCTCTGGGGGTACGCCGCCGCCGTGGAGCCGCAGTTCGCGGAGGCGCAGCCGTTCGCCGAGGGGGTGGCGTGGGTGCGCCGTCCGGGCGCGCCGGCTTGGGAGCTGATCGACACCCGGGGTGAGCTGGTGATCCCGGCGGCGCACGACTATCGGGCGGTGGGGCCGTTCGCGGAGGGCCTGGCCTGGGTGCGGCGCGACGACTCCGGCTGGTTCGCGATCGACCTGCAGAACCGGCTGATCGTGACGCCGGCCGGGTTCGAGGACGCGCGCCCGTTCCGCAGTGGTCTCGCGGTGGTCCGGCAGGGTGGCGCCTGGGGTGCGGTGGACCGGAACGGGCGGATCGCGGTGCGGCCGGCGTTCCACGGGTTCCTGACGGTGCTGCACGTCGGGGGTTCGGTGGACGGGTTCACCGACGAGGGTCTGGCCGTGGTGGACGCCGGGGACCGGTTCGGGGTGGTGGACCGGGCCGGGCAGCTGGTGGTGCCGCCGGTGCACGCCGCTGTGGTGATCCATCCGTCGGCGTTCCTGGTGCGGGACCCGGCCGGGTCGTGGGGGGCGCTGAACCGGCGTGGGGAGCCGCTCGTCGACGTCGTGCACAAGGATCGGGATTCGGCGGTGGAGCAGTTGCCCGGCGAGGCTCGCCCGGTTCTATAA